A single window of candidate division KSB1 bacterium DNA harbors:
- a CDS encoding PDZ domain-containing protein, whose amino-acid sequence MRKWVLFSSLLLILTSLAVAEDEARLLRFPAIYNDQIVFTYAGDLYTVAANGGIARKLTNHEGVEIFPRFSPDGQYIAFTGQYDGNTEVYLIPAEGGIPKRLTYTATLGRDDVSDRMGPNNIVMGWKNKSKEIVFRSRMKSFNPFIGELFAVDLNGDLPEQLPLPRGGFCSFSPDDQKLAYNRVFREFRTWKRYRGGMADDIWIYDFKTKKTENITNNPALDIIPMWSGNKIYFLSDRDENQRMNLFVYDLTTKETTQLTNFVDFDIKFPSLGNKAIVFENGGFIYKFDLTTNKLEKVTIYIADDRVNGREEIRNVSKNITNFEISPDGKRALFGARGDVFTVPAENGPTRNLTTSSGIHERNSKWSPDGKWIAYVSDRTGEDEIYIQAQDGSGVPIQITQGNDTYIYQPHWSPDSKKLLWGDRRQRLRYVDIETKQIKEVYQSKVWEMTDYSWSPDSKWIAFTRPEYEGMNKICMYSLEKNEVYEVTDGWYESAQPVFSSDGKYLFFVSNRDFNPIYSWTEWNHAYQDMQRIYFVTLSKETKSPFEPKSDEVEVKKEETKAPAEKKDEKKAKAEEVKQLVVKVDVDGLKDRIVALPIQASSYGNLASVGELLYYTRKGSKDEKQLLFMYDLSKQKETELGQVDGYEVSADQKKMLVAQAGSYAIIDLPKAKISIEKKLDLSGMEVRLDHQAEWAQIFEECWRQMREYFYVPNMHGVDWKAMKEKYQPLVKHVNHRIDLTYIIGEMIGELNVGHTYVGGGDMPQAKRVQTGLLGAQIVKDRSGYFQIKKILKGQNWSNAYRSPLTEIGVNANEGDFIVAVNGQSTKGMNNIYQALVNTVGKQVKLRLNTVPSETGSREVTVVPIADEANLYYLNWVEDNIRKVTEATDGKVGYIHIPDMGVTGLNEFVKYYYPQLEKKALIIDVRGNGGGNVSPMIIERLRREAAMITIARNRIPTVDPAGMVWGPKVCLINEFSASDGDIFPYRFRQHKLGKLIGKRTWGGVVGIRGTLPLLDGGYLNKPEFSRYDLEGKEWIMEGVGVEPDIYVDNDPAKEFAGIDEQLNKAIEVILEELKTQEKTIPAPPPLPVKVPKK is encoded by the coding sequence ATGAGAAAGTGGGTGCTATTTAGTAGCTTGTTGCTGATCCTAACATCGCTGGCAGTAGCTGAGGATGAGGCCCGTCTGTTACGTTTCCCTGCGATTTATAATGATCAAATTGTATTTACCTATGCAGGGGATCTCTACACAGTTGCGGCGAATGGCGGGATTGCCCGAAAATTGACCAACCATGAGGGTGTCGAGATTTTTCCTCGCTTTTCGCCTGATGGCCAGTACATTGCGTTCACTGGACAATACGATGGGAATACCGAAGTGTACCTAATCCCTGCCGAAGGCGGGATTCCGAAGCGGTTAACGTATACTGCTACGTTAGGACGTGACGATGTTTCTGATCGGATGGGACCCAATAACATCGTCATGGGTTGGAAAAACAAGAGCAAGGAGATCGTGTTTCGCTCTCGGATGAAGTCGTTTAATCCCTTCATCGGCGAATTGTTTGCGGTCGATTTAAATGGAGATCTTCCGGAGCAACTGCCGTTGCCGCGAGGTGGTTTTTGCAGTTTTTCGCCCGATGATCAAAAGTTAGCTTATAACCGCGTGTTTCGGGAATTCCGGACCTGGAAGCGCTATCGGGGTGGCATGGCGGATGATATCTGGATCTATGACTTCAAAACGAAAAAAACTGAAAACATCACCAACAATCCTGCTTTAGATATCATTCCAATGTGGAGCGGCAATAAAATCTATTTTCTATCCGACCGCGATGAAAACCAGCGCATGAATCTGTTCGTCTATGATTTGACCACGAAAGAGACCACCCAGTTGACCAATTTTGTGGATTTCGATATCAAATTTCCTTCGCTCGGCAACAAGGCCATCGTGTTCGAAAACGGCGGCTTTATCTACAAGTTCGATCTCACGACCAACAAGCTTGAGAAGGTCACGATTTATATCGCCGATGATCGAGTCAACGGTAGAGAAGAGATTCGAAATGTAAGCAAGAACATCACGAATTTCGAAATCTCTCCGGATGGCAAGCGTGCGTTGTTTGGAGCGCGAGGTGATGTTTTCACTGTCCCAGCCGAAAACGGTCCAACGAGAAATTTGACCACCAGCTCTGGAATTCACGAGCGCAATTCCAAATGGTCACCAGATGGGAAATGGATCGCTTACGTATCCGATCGAACCGGCGAAGATGAAATCTATATTCAAGCCCAAGATGGAAGTGGTGTCCCAATTCAAATTACCCAAGGCAACGACACCTACATTTACCAGCCGCATTGGTCTCCCGACAGCAAAAAGCTATTATGGGGCGATCGCCGGCAACGACTGCGCTATGTGGATATTGAAACAAAGCAGATCAAAGAGGTCTACCAGTCGAAAGTTTGGGAGATGACCGACTATTCCTGGTCCCCAGATAGCAAATGGATCGCATTCACGCGTCCCGAATATGAAGGGATGAACAAAATCTGCATGTATTCCTTGGAAAAAAATGAGGTCTATGAGGTGACGGATGGTTGGTATGAGTCTGCTCAGCCAGTATTTAGTTCGGACGGTAAATATTTATTCTTTGTGTCGAACCGGGATTTTAATCCAATCTATAGCTGGACTGAGTGGAACCATGCCTATCAAGACATGCAGCGCATTTATTTCGTGACCTTATCCAAAGAGACAAAATCACCTTTCGAGCCCAAAAGTGACGAAGTAGAGGTCAAAAAGGAGGAGACCAAAGCCCCAGCCGAGAAAAAAGATGAAAAAAAGGCCAAAGCTGAGGAGGTCAAACAATTGGTTGTCAAAGTAGATGTTGATGGGTTGAAAGATCGAATTGTTGCGCTGCCGATTCAAGCCTCCAGTTACGGGAATTTAGCCTCGGTAGGAGAGCTGCTATACTACACGCGCAAGGGGAGCAAGGATGAGAAGCAGCTGCTTTTCATGTACGATTTGAGCAAACAGAAAGAGACCGAGTTGGGCCAGGTGGATGGCTACGAGGTTTCGGCTGATCAGAAAAAGATGCTGGTCGCTCAAGCTGGCTCTTACGCGATCATCGATTTGCCCAAGGCCAAGATCAGCATTGAAAAGAAGCTCGATCTTTCCGGAATGGAAGTCAGGTTGGATCATCAGGCAGAGTGGGCGCAGATCTTCGAAGAATGTTGGCGCCAGATGCGCGAGTATTTCTACGTCCCGAATATGCACGGCGTGGACTGGAAGGCGATGAAAGAGAAATATCAACCGCTGGTAAAGCATGTCAACCATCGCATTGATCTGACCTACATTATCGGCGAGATGATCGGTGAGCTGAACGTCGGCCATACTTACGTTGGCGGGGGGGACATGCCTCAGGCGAAGCGAGTTCAAACTGGGCTGTTGGGTGCTCAGATCGTCAAAGACAGATCAGGCTATTTTCAAATCAAGAAAATTCTGAAGGGCCAAAACTGGTCAAATGCCTATCGCTCGCCGCTCACCGAGATTGGGGTGAATGCAAATGAGGGAGATTTCATCGTTGCTGTGAACGGACAATCGACTAAGGGGATGAACAACATCTATCAGGCATTGGTCAATACTGTTGGAAAGCAGGTGAAATTGCGATTGAATACTGTCCCTAGCGAAACTGGCAGTCGTGAGGTTACTGTAGTTCCCATTGCGGACGAGGCGAATTTGTATTATCTCAATTGGGTCGAAGATAATATCCGCAAAGTAACCGAGGCGACCGATGGGAAAGTGGGATACATCCATATTCCGGACATGGGAGTGACTGGGCTGAACGAGTTCGTAAAATATTATTACCCGCAGTTGGAGAAAAAGGCATTGATCATCGATGTCCGAGGGAATGGAGGGGGGAATGTGTCGCCAATGATCATCGAGCGGTTGCGCCGCGAAGCAGCGATGATCACGATCGCTCGCAACCGGATTCCCACGGTGGATCCTGCTGGTATGGTCTGGGGGCCAAAGGTCTGCCTCATTAACGAGTTCTCTGCCTCGGATGGCGATATATTCCCTTATCGATTCAGACAACACAAATTGGGCAAATTGATCGGTAAGCGTACCTGGGGTGGAGTCGTCGGCATCCGCGGCACGCTGCCGCTGTTGGATGGGGGTTATTTGAACAAACCGGAATTTTCTCGGTATGATCTCGAGGGCAAGGAATGGATCATGGAGGGCGTCGGAGTCGAGCCCGATATCTATGTCGATAATGATCCAGCCAAAGAGTTCGCCGGCATCGATGAACAATTAAACAAGGCGATCGAGGTGATCTTAGAGGAATTGAAGACCCAAGAGAAGACCATTCCAGCGCCACCGCCGTTGCCAGTGAAGGTGCCAAAGAAGTAA
- a CDS encoding PHP domain-containing protein, translating to MGRHIIADLHNHSTASDGEYSPEQLVAKAKELGLKAIALTDHDSIEGLEQAISAGEKLGVNVIPGVEVSLAFKRPYFVGTLHLLLYFPPHYLANGSFKTMLNDIMSQGRGLHLVNARVQAINEVFGPEGREPVLKRPLQAEHLTAYGSNITRRHFALALKEKHGIEDKELVNRIIGNDSPAYIPSGIDMRLLTPLLRKYALFRVFAHPAAGSFPGDSHYKEVLPPLEIVVKMLPEFLDPSILGLDGIEVYYPGHTKEHSVLLLEWAERYRLAITGGSDCHDSIQRPLGVAGLTEPEFNVLERLIRNRTNGDS from the coding sequence ATGGGCCGTCATATTATTGCAGACCTGCACAATCACAGCACCGCATCGGACGGAGAATATTCTCCGGAACAATTAGTTGCCAAGGCCAAAGAATTGGGTTTAAAAGCAATCGCATTAACCGATCATGATTCGATTGAAGGGTTAGAACAAGCCATTTCCGCTGGTGAAAAGCTTGGCGTCAATGTTATCCCTGGGGTTGAGGTTTCATTGGCGTTCAAGCGGCCCTATTTTGTGGGGACATTGCATCTGCTTTTATATTTTCCGCCTCACTATCTGGCAAATGGCAGCTTCAAAACCATGCTGAATGATATCATGAGCCAGGGCCGGGGATTACACCTGGTAAACGCACGGGTTCAGGCCATCAATGAAGTGTTCGGTCCAGAGGGACGAGAACCAGTGCTAAAACGACCGCTCCAAGCCGAGCACCTAACTGCTTATGGCAGCAATATTACGCGGCGGCACTTTGCTTTAGCATTGAAAGAAAAACATGGCATTGAGGACAAGGAACTCGTCAATCGAATCATCGGCAACGATAGCCCTGCTTATATCCCCTCTGGGATCGACATGCGGCTTCTGACGCCGTTGTTGCGCAAATACGCCCTATTTCGCGTCTTTGCCCATCCGGCTGCTGGGTCCTTTCCCGGAGATAGCCATTATAAAGAAGTCCTGCCCCCCTTGGAAATCGTTGTCAAAATGCTCCCTGAGTTTCTCGATCCGAGTATTCTGGGTTTGGATGGGATCGAGGTCTATTACCCAGGCCATACCAAAGAGCATAGTGTTCTGCTGTTGGAATGGGCAGAGCGATATCGCTTAGCAATTACTGGCGGGTCGGATTGTCATGATTCCATTCAGCGGCCGCTGGGAGTCGCTGGCCTCACAGAGCCAGAATTCAATGTCTTGGAGCGATTGATTCGGAATAGGACCAATGGCGATTCATAG
- a CDS encoding beta-lactamase family protein, which yields MRQSILVFSFIIGTFSSLLQTSFAIAQWRFDQSVQLIDAINRFENFVLDTMQRRQLPGLAVAIVKGNQIVYLNGFGVKEFGSSDPIDIHTIFRLASVSKGFASVLTGVLVDQGALNWDDKVVKYLPNFRLYDAKNTQNLTIRHLLSHTTGLPQHTYTDLVEQNLAFPEMIDRLSSVPLIAPVGKTYTYQNVIYSLIGDVVQAATGKTYQELVTELIFEPLGMVDASLGKDGFLSSTNRALPHIQRNGGWITAPIKDAYYNVLPAAGVNASIYDMAQWLRAMLGGAPHTISQQTIQEVTTPWIRSPRERWKHRWREQVRDAHYGLGWRIYDYAGHKLVYHGGWIQGYRAEVGFMPDQKIGIAVLMNFESLVAIEFLPTFFDIYLNLTSSEEAGFAN from the coding sequence ATGCGACAATCTATTTTAGTTTTTTCATTCATTATTGGAACATTTAGCTCCCTGCTCCAAACCAGTTTTGCTATTGCACAATGGCGCTTTGATCAATCCGTTCAATTGATCGATGCGATCAATCGATTTGAAAATTTTGTGCTGGATACCATGCAACGACGCCAATTGCCAGGACTTGCAGTGGCGATCGTCAAAGGCAATCAGATTGTCTATCTCAATGGCTTCGGAGTGAAAGAATTCGGAAGCTCTGACCCTATTGATATCCATACCATATTTCGCCTCGCGTCCGTCTCCAAGGGATTCGCCAGCGTACTGACTGGGGTGCTGGTAGACCAGGGGGCGTTGAATTGGGATGATAAAGTTGTCAAATATTTGCCCAACTTTCGACTGTATGATGCCAAAAATACCCAAAATTTAACCATCCGACATCTGCTGAGCCACACCACTGGATTGCCGCAACATACGTATACCGATTTGGTTGAACAGAATCTCGCCTTTCCAGAAATGATCGATCGTTTGAGCTCGGTGCCGCTGATCGCTCCTGTTGGAAAAACTTATACCTATCAAAACGTGATTTACAGCTTAATCGGAGATGTCGTCCAAGCAGCGACGGGAAAGACATATCAAGAGCTGGTGACCGAGTTGATTTTTGAGCCGTTGGGAATGGTCGACGCCTCCTTGGGAAAGGATGGCTTTTTGTCATCGACCAATCGGGCGCTCCCGCATATTCAGCGCAACGGGGGGTGGATCACTGCCCCGATTAAGGACGCCTATTATAACGTCTTGCCAGCGGCTGGTGTGAATGCTAGCATCTACGACATGGCCCAATGGCTGCGCGCGATGCTGGGCGGCGCGCCTCATACAATCTCCCAACAGACCATCCAGGAAGTGACCACTCCCTGGATTCGCTCCCCACGCGAACGGTGGAAGCATCGCTGGCGCGAGCAAGTTCGGGATGCACATTATGGCCTGGGGTGGCGAATTTACGATTACGCTGGTCACAAGCTGGTTTATCACGGTGGCTGGATTCAGGGTTATCGCGCAGAAGTTGGATTTATGCCCGATCAAAAGATCGGTATCGCCGTGCTCATGAATTTCGAGAGCCTGGTAGCCATCGAATTTTTGCCCACTTTTTTTGACATCTATTTGAACCTCACTTCTAGCGAAGAAGCAGGGTTTGCAAATTAA
- a CDS encoding sigma-54 dependent transcriptional regulator, translating into MSEHKILIIDDEPAQVQVLAGFLKKKGFDIEKAHAGLEGLKILEKKPIDLIITDFKMPDIDGIEVLKRAKAINPEVDVIMMTAFGSIESATEAMRAGAIDYLTKPVDLDQLEILIHKALEHQQLVSENRLLREQLAAKFKFDQIISASEAMEEALNLAGRAAPSKATVLITGESGTGKELIAKAIHYASPRKDQPFVAVNCAALAENLLESELFGHEKGAFTGADRQRKGRFELANHGTLFIDEVGEIPLTTQVKLLRVLQEQTFERVGGTETIKVDVRIVAATNRDLEELIEEGRFREDLFYRLNVVRINVPPLRKRKSDIPLLVDYFLKKYSAENNKKVMGISKEAMDLLMKYDYPGNVRELENIIEQSVVLCRTDIIMVRDLPMTVRGMRPESKKVDPFGEGTFIERVEAFEKALIAQAMEQAQGVQTQAARILGITERHLRYKLQKYGMK; encoded by the coding sequence ATGTCGGAACATAAAATTCTCATCATCGATGATGAACCCGCCCAGGTGCAGGTTTTAGCAGGATTTTTAAAGAAGAAGGGCTTTGATATAGAAAAGGCCCATGCTGGTCTTGAGGGCTTAAAGATTCTCGAGAAAAAACCGATCGATTTAATTATTACCGATTTCAAGATGCCTGATATCGACGGGATCGAGGTATTGAAGCGCGCCAAAGCCATCAATCCTGAGGTCGATGTCATTATGATGACGGCGTTTGGCAGCATTGAGAGCGCCACGGAGGCGATGCGAGCAGGCGCCATCGACTATCTGACCAAGCCAGTTGACTTGGATCAGTTGGAGATTTTGATCCACAAGGCGCTGGAGCATCAACAATTGGTGTCGGAAAATCGATTATTGCGAGAGCAACTGGCGGCGAAGTTCAAATTCGACCAGATCATATCGGCCAGTGAAGCAATGGAGGAAGCGCTGAATCTGGCTGGCAGGGCAGCGCCGAGCAAAGCGACGGTGTTGATCACTGGCGAAAGCGGCACGGGAAAAGAGTTAATCGCCAAAGCCATTCATTACGCCAGCCCCAGAAAGGACCAACCATTTGTGGCGGTAAATTGTGCGGCGCTGGCTGAGAATCTGCTTGAAAGCGAGTTGTTTGGCCACGAGAAGGGCGCGTTCACTGGAGCGGATCGGCAGCGCAAGGGCCGGTTCGAGCTGGCCAATCATGGTACTCTATTTATCGATGAGGTCGGGGAGATCCCACTGACCACTCAAGTGAAATTGCTTCGTGTGTTGCAGGAACAGACATTCGAACGGGTCGGTGGTACCGAGACCATCAAGGTCGATGTGCGGATCGTGGCGGCTACCAATCGCGATCTGGAAGAGCTGATCGAGGAAGGCCGTTTCCGCGAGGATTTATTTTATCGATTGAACGTGGTGCGGATCAACGTGCCGCCATTACGCAAGCGAAAATCTGATATTCCGCTTCTGGTCGACTATTTTTTGAAGAAATATTCGGCAGAAAATAATAAAAAGGTGATGGGCATCTCAAAAGAAGCGATGGATTTGTTGATGAAGTATGATTATCCGGGGAACGTGCGGGAGTTGGAAAATATTATTGAGCAAAGCGTCGTGCTCTGTCGAACCGATATCATCATGGTTCGGGACCTGCCGATGACAGTGAGAGGAATGCGCCCTGAATCCAAAAAGGTCGATCCGTTCGGCGAGGGTACTTTTATCGAGCGAGTAGAGGCATTCGAAAAGGCCTTGATTGCACAGGCTATGGAGCAGGCACAGGGGGTTCAGACACAGGCGGCCCGGATTCTAGGGATCACCGAGCGGCATTTGCGCTACAAACTGCAAAAATATGGGATGAAATGA
- a CDS encoding ATP-binding protein, with translation MNKLSRLKTIQPGYIIIISLLLISTLFLSALIELRQTRREIQHIMEEEASTLMEAISVSGANAIYSYLEIEKLAEDKLFTVARLVNRLEKENLLSRKLLQNIAADNEVHQIDIFNSQAELLLSSSVDSPTLLRINKESLEPIFQGELSELALGMSGDEQQHFSVAVKRDRGGAIVASLDAQEIVEFRKTIGVGKLMQDISEYPGIEYIVLQDSDGIILASPGISRMKSIESDSFLTRAFNQDQISSRLTQVNNQKIFEFVRPFVLDGETLGLFRIGLKTDHLDQANDRIQRRMIIMSLVLGLIVLIAVNFLTINQNYRIIDQAYRRIQTYSSNILEHMTDAVIAIDRDKRITLFNHAASQLFGQSAEEVMNKPCQLCVTGDIAPLVEAIEQGKTCRDVERVIQFNGRRLITLISTSVLKNQNGEIDSAFAVIKDLTEQRNLEEAVRRKEKLTAMGQLASGVAHEIRNPLNAIGMISQRLAKEFEPKGDAQEYRELIDTVVNEVRRINEIIQQFLRFARPPALDLKRIDLASLIQSVVKLTSAQAQEKGVEFHLQLDALPDIMIDANQMKQALLNVIQNSIEAIQDKGLIEIHLKQIDDREALIEITDNGIGMSQETLSKIFNLYFTTKPSGTGLGLSLVHQIISQHDGRIKVESEIGKGTRFLIYLPIN, from the coding sequence ATGAACAAACTCAGTCGCTTGAAAACGATCCAGCCAGGTTATATTATCATCATCTCGCTATTGCTCATATCTACCTTGTTCCTTTCCGCATTGATCGAGCTGCGCCAGACTAGACGGGAGATCCAGCACATCATGGAAGAGGAAGCTTCGACGTTGATGGAGGCGATCTCGGTGAGCGGCGCCAATGCCATTTATTCCTATCTCGAAATCGAAAAATTAGCCGAAGACAAATTGTTCACCGTTGCTCGATTGGTCAATCGTCTGGAAAAAGAAAATCTGTTATCTCGAAAGCTGTTGCAGAATATCGCTGCTGACAATGAAGTTCATCAGATCGATATTTTCAATTCTCAGGCTGAGCTGCTGCTTTCCAGTTCAGTTGATTCACCCACGCTTCTTCGAATTAACAAAGAAAGCCTCGAACCGATTTTTCAGGGCGAATTGTCAGAGCTGGCGCTCGGGATGTCAGGCGATGAGCAACAGCATTTTTCAGTGGCGGTGAAGCGCGACCGAGGCGGCGCCATTGTTGCCAGCCTCGATGCCCAGGAAATTGTTGAATTCAGGAAGACCATTGGCGTTGGAAAATTGATGCAGGATATTAGCGAGTACCCTGGGATCGAATATATCGTGCTGCAAGATTCCGACGGGATCATTCTGGCATCCCCAGGAATTTCTCGGATGAAAAGCATTGAGAGCGATTCTTTTTTAACAAGGGCATTCAATCAAGATCAAATCTCATCCCGATTGACTCAAGTGAATAACCAGAAAATTTTTGAGTTCGTGCGACCGTTTGTTTTAGATGGTGAAACGCTGGGGTTGTTCCGAATCGGGCTGAAGACTGATCATCTGGATCAAGCCAACGACCGCATCCAGCGCCGCATGATCATCATGTCTTTGGTGCTGGGGTTGATTGTCCTGATCGCGGTCAATTTTTTGACCATCAATCAGAATTATCGGATCATCGATCAGGCGTATCGCCGAATACAAACCTATTCCAGCAATATTCTGGAGCACATGACCGATGCGGTGATCGCCATCGATCGAGACAAGCGGATCACGCTGTTCAATCATGCCGCCAGCCAATTGTTTGGTCAATCTGCTGAGGAGGTAATGAATAAGCCTTGCCAGCTTTGTGTGACAGGAGATATTGCGCCGCTGGTCGAAGCGATCGAGCAGGGCAAGACCTGCCGTGATGTGGAAAGGGTGATTCAATTCAATGGCCGTCGGCTGATCACTTTGATCAGCACCTCGGTGTTGAAAAATCAAAACGGCGAGATCGATTCTGCCTTTGCCGTGATCAAAGATTTGACCGAACAGAGGAATCTGGAAGAAGCTGTTCGGCGCAAAGAGAAACTGACGGCCATGGGTCAATTGGCCTCAGGCGTGGCGCATGAGATCCGCAATCCATTGAATGCTATCGGCATGATCTCACAACGGTTGGCAAAAGAGTTCGAGCCGAAAGGCGACGCACAAGAATATCGTGAATTGATAGATACCGTTGTCAACGAAGTGCGCCGCATCAATGAGATTATTCAGCAATTTCTGAGATTTGCGCGGCCTCCAGCATTGGATCTAAAGCGAATTGACCTCGCCTCGCTGATCCAATCGGTTGTCAAATTAACTTCTGCACAGGCGCAGGAGAAGGGGGTCGAATTCCATCTTCAACTTGATGCGCTGCCAGACATTATGATCGATGCCAATCAAATGAAACAAGCGTTGCTTAATGTCATTCAAAATAGCATCGAGGCGATTCAAGACAAGGGGTTAATCGAGATTCACCTGAAACAGATTGACGATAGAGAGGCATTGATCGAAATTACTGATAATGGTATTGGCATGAGCCAGGAGACCCTCTCCAAAATTTTCAACCTGTATTTCACGACCAAACCGAGCGGAACGGGACTGGGATTGAGTTTGGTGCACCAAATCATATCACAGCATGATGGTCGGATCAAGGTGGAGAGTGAAATTGGGAAGGGGACGCGTTTTTTGATTTATTTGCCTATAAATTGA